One window from the genome of Streptomyces sp. WZ-12 encodes:
- a CDS encoding Pls/PosA family non-ribosomal peptide synthetase, protein MASKSTDIPTDGLTETTMPALREERDPTHALEEIFAEVLAEVVGVEQVPVESHFFNDLGADSLVMAHFCARVRKRPDLPSVSMKDIYQHSTVRSLAAALEHATPEPATPVGPAPVEAPPQGSSLRYALCGTLQLLFFLGYSYLTALATTRGYDWVSNASGAIGVYGRAVLFGSAECIGLSLFPIVAKWVLIGRWKPREFPIWGLTYLRFWIVKVLLHANPMVLFVGSPVYVLYLRALGAKIGKHVTILSHHVPVCTDLLTIGTGSVLRKDSFFLCYRAHAGRIQTGTVTLGRNAFVGERTVLDIDTAMGDGAQLGHTSTLQRGETVPSGQRWHGSPAERTELNYVRVAPAHCGTPRRIAFGLVSLLRTFLVGLPLVIGGAALLLTEVPMPVGHKALSEESVTSTAFYLDTLIFSLALFFGFVILGLVVLCTVPRLLRRVIRPDTVYPLYGFQYGVHRAIARMTNLKFFIWLFGDSSYIVHYLQGLGYDLSRVEQTGSNFGSGLQHESPFLSFVGSGTMVADGLSILNAEISHTSFSVSRTEIGRQNFLGNFIAYPVGGRTGDNCLLATKVMVPLDGEIREGVGLLGSPSFEIPRTVERDARFDHLRDGDELRRRLAAKNRYNLRSIGLLLLLRWLHFFALTLLSVATFYRDDALGQLLDAVFLVFSVGFTAAYFGLIERCLMRFRPLQPKVCSIYDPYFWHHERLWKVPETHFNAFNGTPFKNVLWRMLGVRVGRRVFDDGCFITERTLATIGDDSTLNAGSKIQCHSQEDGTFKSDHSTLGTGSTLGVGALVHYGVTMGEGAVLAADSFLMKGEDVPHNAVWAGNPAAETPHHRQRAPQTGTAAAATLR, encoded by the coding sequence ATGGCGAGCAAGTCCACCGACATCCCGACCGACGGCCTGACCGAAACAACCATGCCCGCCCTTCGGGAGGAGAGGGATCCGACACACGCCTTGGAGGAGATCTTCGCCGAGGTGTTAGCCGAGGTGGTGGGCGTCGAACAGGTCCCGGTCGAGAGCCACTTCTTCAACGACCTCGGCGCCGACTCACTGGTGATGGCGCATTTCTGCGCGCGGGTCAGAAAGCGACCGGACCTGCCGTCGGTGTCGATGAAGGACATCTACCAGCACTCCACCGTCCGCAGCCTCGCGGCGGCACTGGAACACGCCACACCCGAGCCGGCCACGCCGGTCGGGCCGGCCCCGGTCGAGGCGCCGCCACAGGGGAGCAGCCTGCGCTATGCCCTGTGCGGGACACTGCAGTTGCTCTTCTTCCTCGGCTACTCCTACCTCACCGCCCTCGCCACCACGAGGGGTTACGACTGGGTCTCCAACGCCTCGGGAGCGATCGGCGTCTACGGCCGGGCAGTGCTCTTCGGCAGTGCCGAGTGCATCGGCCTGAGCCTCTTCCCGATCGTGGCCAAGTGGGTCCTCATCGGCCGCTGGAAGCCGCGGGAGTTCCCGATCTGGGGGCTGACCTACCTGCGCTTCTGGATCGTCAAGGTGCTGCTGCACGCCAACCCCATGGTGCTGTTCGTCGGCAGCCCCGTGTACGTGCTCTATCTCCGCGCCCTGGGCGCGAAGATCGGCAAGCACGTCACGATCCTCTCCCACCACGTCCCCGTCTGCACCGACCTGCTCACCATCGGCACCGGCAGCGTGCTCCGCAAGGACTCGTTCTTCCTCTGCTACCGGGCCCACGCCGGGCGGATCCAGACCGGCACAGTCACCCTCGGCCGCAATGCGTTCGTCGGCGAGCGGACCGTGTTGGACATCGACACCGCGATGGGCGACGGGGCCCAGCTCGGCCACACCTCCACCCTCCAACGCGGCGAGACCGTACCGAGCGGGCAGCGGTGGCACGGATCCCCCGCCGAGCGCACCGAGTTGAACTACGTGCGGGTCGCACCAGCGCACTGTGGCACGCCGCGGCGGATCGCTTTCGGCCTGGTCAGCCTGTTGAGGACGTTCCTCGTCGGGCTGCCGCTGGTCATCGGCGGTGCCGCCCTGCTGTTGACCGAAGTCCCCATGCCTGTGGGCCACAAGGCCCTGAGCGAGGAGTCAGTCACCTCGACGGCGTTCTACCTCGACACCCTGATCTTCTCCCTCGCGCTGTTCTTCGGGTTCGTCATCCTGGGCCTGGTCGTGCTCTGCACCGTGCCGCGCCTGCTGCGCCGGGTGATCAGGCCGGACACCGTCTATCCGCTCTACGGCTTCCAGTACGGCGTGCACCGCGCGATCGCGCGCATGACGAACCTCAAGTTCTTCATCTGGCTGTTCGGCGACAGCTCCTACATCGTCCACTACCTCCAGGGCCTGGGGTACGACCTCTCCCGCGTCGAGCAGACCGGCTCGAACTTCGGCAGCGGCCTACAGCACGAATCCCCGTTCCTGAGCTTCGTGGGCAGCGGAACGATGGTCGCCGACGGACTGTCGATCCTCAACGCGGAGATCTCCCACACCTCCTTCAGCGTGTCCCGCACCGAGATCGGCAGGCAGAACTTCCTCGGCAACTTCATCGCCTACCCCGTCGGCGGCCGGACCGGTGACAACTGCCTCCTGGCGACCAAGGTGATGGTCCCGCTCGACGGCGAAATCCGGGAGGGCGTGGGGCTGTTGGGCTCGCCCAGCTTCGAGATCCCGCGGACGGTGGAGCGCGACGCCCGCTTCGACCACCTGCGCGACGGCGACGAACTGCGCCGCCGCCTGGCGGCCAAGAACCGTTACAACCTGCGCTCCATCGGCCTGCTGCTCCTCCTGCGGTGGCTGCACTTCTTCGCGCTGACGCTGCTGAGCGTGGCCACCTTCTACCGCGATGACGCGCTCGGACAACTCCTGGACGCCGTGTTCCTGGTGTTCTCCGTGGGATTCACCGCCGCCTACTTCGGGCTGATCGAGCGGTGCCTGATGCGGTTCCGCCCCCTGCAGCCGAAGGTGTGCTCCATCTACGACCCGTACTTCTGGCACCACGAGCGGCTGTGGAAGGTACCCGAAACCCACTTCAACGCCTTCAACGGCACCCCGTTCAAGAACGTCCTGTGGCGGATGTTGGGAGTCCGGGTCGGCCGTCGGGTCTTCGACGACGGCTGCTTCATCACGGAGCGCACGCTGGCGACCATCGGCGACGACTCCACCTTGAACGCCGGCAGCAAGATCCAGTGCCACTCGCAGGAGGACGGCACCTTCAAGTCCGATCACTCAACGCTCGGCACCGGCAGCACCCTGGGGGTGGGTGCACTCGTCCACTACGGCGTGACGATGGGGGAGGGCGCGGTGCTCGCCGCCGACTCCTTCCTGATGAAGGGCGAAGACGTACCCCACAACGCAGTGTGGGCGGGAAACCCGGCCGCCGAGACCCCTCACCACCGGCAGCGGGCGCCCCAGACAGGCACCGCAGCGGCGGCCACCTTGCGGTAA
- a CDS encoding non-ribosomal peptide synthetase gives MDNPQDVDREYWTRVLSAGGFTAIPRWAPDPATGVAEHELPLPDALVTRLRQRTDGLDVRLNAALLAAHAKVLAALAGEREVVTGYLSADGGPALPCRVSTGSRTWRELARDAAWAAAELRSHHGYPVDALRAELGLAQQPPFEVELDLSGTDDELADTTVLRLAILRHDGRITLHLRYRTEVLDAKYAARITGYHLTALARFAADPDAEHATQSLLSVAERRFQLEALTGPDLDLPDHRFHELFEERVRRHPDAVAAVHGGRQWTYQELNSHANRLGRALLAQGLTREGVVAVVTERNLDWMAAVLAVFKAGGVYLPIEPHFPPDRIAAVLTRAECRLVLTEPGSTATLDQALAALPDTHSLDIHTVLADDDLGTDDLGVDVGADQLAYIYFTSGSTGEPKGAMCEHAGFLNHLYAKIGDLGIIEGSVVAQTAPQCFDISLWQLVSALLVGGRTHLVEQKVILDVPRFVDTLADGRITVLQVVPSYLEAVLTHLELHPSQLPDLRCVSVTGEELKTELAQRWFGAVSGIRLVNAYGLTETSDDTNHEVMEGAPDDGRIPLGPCVNNVRVYIVDDNLEPVPLGAPGQIVFSGVCVGRGYVNDPERTRDAFLDDPHYPGQRLYKGGDYGRWLPGAKLEFLGRRDAQVKVRGFRIEIGEIENALLRAPGVRDGAVTVAGDHQSKRLVAFYSGPQPLHTESLRKQLAKSLPSYMVPGTFHWREQLPLTANGKIDKKALTALANQPEDVENHQAPRTPAERRLAGAWAKILGVPEDRIGRHDHFFDLGGTSLSAVKLAIALDRAVSLKDLTRHPVLADLAALLDGQQERRRGLLHTLAEPEGEPIGHLVCFPYAGGNAVNFQQVARHLQAGGLAVHAVELPGHDLAVNQEPFAPLERVVEQVVAEITQRGLTEVLLWGHSSGTAFALATAQLLQARQAPAQRVFLSAQLPGEAPDRYAAASALAAQSDEEIAKELSADSGYGTLGDLDRQRATRAASAYRHDALCAHRYFAGALDRPPTARLTTPLTVIVADDDPITADAAHRHLQWRTLADHVDLHQLPDGGHYFPRTRPAETAQAVLRAVHPPTTPR, from the coding sequence ATGGACAATCCGCAGGACGTCGACCGCGAGTACTGGACGAGAGTGCTCTCCGCCGGAGGGTTCACCGCGATCCCGCGGTGGGCGCCCGATCCGGCGACCGGCGTGGCCGAACACGAACTGCCCCTTCCGGACGCCCTGGTGACGAGGCTGCGCCAACGGACCGACGGTCTGGACGTACGCCTGAATGCGGCCCTGCTGGCCGCACACGCCAAGGTCCTTGCCGCGCTCGCCGGCGAGCGGGAGGTGGTCACCGGCTACCTCTCCGCCGACGGCGGACCGGCACTGCCCTGCCGGGTCTCCACCGGTTCCCGCACCTGGCGCGAACTGGCGCGGGACGCCGCCTGGGCGGCCGCCGAACTCCGCTCCCACCACGGCTACCCGGTGGACGCCCTGAGGGCCGAACTGGGTCTGGCCCAACAGCCGCCGTTCGAGGTGGAGTTGGACCTGTCCGGGACCGACGACGAACTGGCCGACACCACCGTGCTCAGGCTGGCGATACTGCGGCACGACGGGCGGATCACGCTGCACCTGCGCTACCGGACCGAGGTGCTGGACGCGAAGTACGCCGCCCGGATCACCGGCTACCACCTCACCGCGCTCGCACGCTTCGCAGCGGACCCCGACGCCGAGCACGCGACGCAGAGCCTGTTGTCCGTGGCCGAACGCCGCTTCCAACTCGAAGCGCTGACGGGCCCCGACCTCGACCTGCCCGACCACCGTTTCCACGAACTGTTCGAGGAGCGGGTACGCCGCCACCCGGACGCCGTCGCCGCCGTGCACGGTGGCCGGCAGTGGACCTACCAGGAGCTCAACTCCCACGCCAACCGCCTGGGGCGTGCCCTCCTGGCCCAGGGACTGACCCGTGAAGGCGTCGTCGCCGTCGTCACCGAACGCAACCTCGACTGGATGGCCGCCGTCCTGGCCGTCTTCAAGGCCGGCGGCGTCTACCTGCCCATCGAGCCGCACTTTCCCCCCGACCGCATCGCCGCCGTGCTCACCCGGGCCGAATGCCGCCTCGTCCTCACCGAACCGGGCAGCACCGCCACCCTCGACCAGGCACTGGCCGCCCTGCCCGACACCCACTCCCTGGACATCCACACCGTCCTGGCCGACGACGACCTCGGCACCGACGACCTGGGCGTCGACGTCGGTGCCGACCAACTCGCCTACATCTACTTCACCAGCGGTTCCACCGGCGAGCCCAAGGGCGCGATGTGCGAACACGCCGGCTTCCTCAACCATCTCTACGCCAAGATCGGCGACTTGGGGATCATCGAAGGCAGCGTCGTCGCCCAGACCGCACCGCAGTGCTTCGACATCTCCCTGTGGCAACTCGTCTCCGCACTCCTGGTCGGCGGACGGACCCACCTGGTCGAGCAGAAGGTGATCCTCGACGTCCCGCGCTTCGTCGACACCCTCGCCGACGGACGCATCACCGTCCTCCAGGTCGTCCCCTCCTACCTCGAAGCCGTCCTGACCCACCTGGAACTCCACCCCAGTCAACTCCCGGACCTGCGCTGCGTGTCGGTCACCGGTGAGGAGTTGAAGACGGAGCTCGCCCAGCGCTGGTTCGGCGCCGTGTCGGGCATCCGACTGGTCAACGCCTACGGCCTGACGGAGACCTCCGACGACACCAACCACGAGGTCATGGAAGGGGCGCCGGACGACGGCCGGATCCCGCTCGGGCCGTGCGTGAACAACGTGCGCGTCTACATCGTCGACGACAACCTGGAGCCGGTGCCGCTGGGCGCCCCGGGCCAGATCGTCTTCTCCGGAGTCTGCGTCGGCCGCGGCTACGTCAACGACCCCGAACGCACCCGGGACGCCTTCCTCGACGACCCGCACTACCCAGGCCAACGGCTCTACAAGGGCGGCGACTACGGCCGCTGGCTGCCCGGCGCCAAGCTGGAGTTCCTCGGGCGCCGCGACGCCCAGGTCAAGGTCCGCGGCTTCCGCATCGAGATCGGCGAGATCGAGAACGCACTGCTGCGGGCGCCCGGCGTGCGCGACGGCGCCGTCACGGTCGCCGGGGACCACCAAAGCAAGCGCCTGGTGGCCTTCTACAGCGGCCCACAGCCCCTGCACACCGAGAGCCTCCGGAAACAACTCGCCAAGTCGCTGCCCTCGTACATGGTGCCCGGCACCTTCCACTGGCGCGAACAACTGCCGTTGACCGCCAACGGAAAGATCGACAAGAAGGCCCTCACCGCGCTCGCCAACCAACCCGAGGACGTCGAGAACCACCAGGCACCGCGCACACCCGCCGAGCGGCGACTGGCCGGGGCCTGGGCGAAGATCCTCGGCGTCCCGGAGGACCGGATCGGGCGGCACGACCACTTCTTCGACCTGGGCGGCACCTCCCTGTCGGCCGTGAAACTGGCCATCGCCCTCGACCGCGCCGTCTCCCTCAAGGACCTCACCCGGCACCCGGTCCTCGCCGACCTGGCCGCACTGCTCGACGGCCAACAGGAGCGTCGCCGCGGGCTGTTGCACACCCTGGCCGAACCCGAGGGCGAGCCCATCGGCCACCTGGTGTGCTTCCCCTACGCCGGGGGCAACGCGGTCAACTTCCAACAGGTGGCCAGGCACCTCCAAGCCGGCGGACTGGCGGTCCACGCCGTCGAACTGCCCGGCCACGACCTCGCCGTCAACCAGGAACCCTTCGCACCACTGGAACGCGTGGTCGAGCAAGTCGTTGCGGAGATCACCCAGCGCGGCCTGACCGAGGTCCTGCTGTGGGGCCACTCCTCAGGCACCGCATTCGCCCTGGCGACCGCCCAACTCCTGCAAGCCCGCCAGGCCCCCGCCCAACGGGTCTTCCTCAGCGCCCAGTTGCCCGGCGAAGCCCCCGACCGATACGCCGCCGCCAGCGCGCTCGCCGCCCAAAGCGACGAGGAGATCGCCAAGGAGCTCAGCGCGGACAGCGGCTACGGCACCCTGGGCGACCTCGACCGCCAGCGCGCCACCCGCGCCGCTTCCGCCTACCGGCACGACGCGCTCTGCGCCCACCGTTACTTCGCCGGCGCCCTCGACCGTCCCCCGACGGCCAGGCTGACCACACCCCTCACCGTCATCGTCGCCGACGACGACCCGATCACCGCGGACGCCGCACACCGACACCTCCAGTGGCGGACCCTGGCCGACCACGTCGACCTGCACCAACTCCCCGACGGCGGCCACTACTTCCCGCGCACCCGCCCGGCCGAGACGGCGCAGGCCGTCCTGCGCGCCGTCCACCCGCCGACCACTCCTCGGTGA
- a CDS encoding TauD/TfdA family dioxygenase, whose translation MPATPPSAALFEVSVQPGKPPMLQAEASSDPVQWVARHRDALRAAVTKHGAVLVRGLGLRDVPQTTAAFRTLSPHLMADKESFAPRQTYEEGVYSSSKWPQNQPMCMHHELSYTLELPGLMLFACLSAPTSGGATGVADSAAVLDALPRRLVKRFERQGWLLTRTYNDEIGASVAEAFGTDDRITVEQYCRDNAIAFEWQPDGGLRTRQRRSAVVRHPVSGRRCWFNQIAFLNEWTIAPEIREYLVEEYGADGLPFNTFFGNGDPIDADTVQLLNTVYETHTAREPWQAGDLMLVDNIRTAHSREPFDGAREVLVAMTDPVHLTDCSPTIEVTPK comes from the coding sequence ATGCCCGCAACACCACCATCAGCCGCACTGTTCGAGGTGTCCGTCCAACCCGGCAAGCCGCCGATGCTGCAGGCCGAGGCAAGCAGCGACCCCGTGCAGTGGGTGGCCCGACACCGCGACGCACTCCGTGCCGCCGTCACCAAGCACGGCGCCGTCCTGGTGCGCGGCCTCGGCCTGCGCGACGTGCCCCAGACCACGGCGGCCTTCCGGACGCTCTCCCCCCACCTGATGGCCGACAAGGAGAGTTTCGCCCCGCGCCAGACCTACGAGGAGGGGGTGTACTCCTCCTCGAAGTGGCCGCAGAACCAGCCGATGTGCATGCACCACGAGCTCAGCTACACGTTGGAACTGCCCGGCCTGATGCTCTTCGCCTGCCTGAGCGCACCCACCAGCGGCGGGGCGACCGGCGTCGCGGACTCCGCGGCGGTCCTGGACGCACTGCCGCGGAGGCTGGTCAAGCGGTTCGAGCGGCAGGGCTGGCTGCTGACCCGTACCTACAACGACGAGATCGGCGCCTCCGTCGCCGAGGCGTTCGGCACCGACGACCGCATCACCGTCGAACAGTACTGCCGGGACAACGCCATCGCCTTCGAGTGGCAGCCCGACGGCGGCCTGCGGACCCGCCAGCGGCGCAGCGCCGTCGTGCGCCACCCCGTCTCCGGCCGGCGCTGCTGGTTCAACCAGATCGCCTTCCTCAACGAGTGGACCATCGCTCCGGAGATCCGCGAATACCTGGTGGAGGAGTACGGCGCCGACGGACTGCCGTTCAACACCTTCTTCGGCAACGGCGACCCGATCGACGCCGACACCGTCCAACTCCTCAACACCGTCTACGAGACCCACACCGCGCGCGAGCCCTGGCAGGCCGGCGATCTGATGCTCGTGGACAACATCCGCACCGCGCACAGCCGGGAGCCGTTCGACGGGGCACGCGAAGTCCTCGTCGCGATGACCGACCCGGTGCACCTGACCGACTGCTCGCCCACCATCGAGGTGACCCCCAAGTGA
- the sbnB gene encoding 2,3-diaminopropionate biosynthesis protein SbnB: MTTAHSATPRPQTTADEPAPRTAPPFAVISGAQVQQALSGHEREIVDLVEATYRLHGAGKSVNPPSYFLRFPDRPTSRIIALPASLGGQSPIDGLKWISSFPTNVAAGIPRASAVLILNDHETGYPLACLESSIISATRTAASAALAADRLSHGRPRPRRIGFFGTGLIARYIHTFLAGTGWEFDQIGVHDLSPDSATGFRTYLEQTSTNTPLITVRDSAEELIRNSDLVVFATIAGQPHVSDVSWFDHHPLVLHISLRDLAPEIVLAATNIVDDIEHCLKADTSPHLAEQRTGGRDFLAGTLDDVMEGRVTVPADRTVVFSPFGLGVLDLAVGKHVYDEVARSGELHVVEDFFHELRRYG; the protein is encoded by the coding sequence GTGACCACCGCACACTCCGCCACCCCCCGCCCCCAGACAACCGCCGACGAACCGGCGCCGCGCACCGCCCCACCGTTCGCGGTGATCTCCGGAGCCCAGGTCCAACAGGCCCTGTCCGGGCACGAGCGCGAGATCGTCGACCTGGTCGAAGCCACCTACCGCCTGCACGGCGCCGGCAAGTCGGTCAACCCGCCCTCGTACTTCCTGCGCTTCCCCGACCGGCCGACCTCCCGCATCATCGCGCTGCCGGCCTCGCTCGGCGGACAGTCACCGATCGACGGCCTGAAGTGGATCTCCAGCTTCCCCACCAACGTGGCGGCCGGAATCCCGCGCGCCTCGGCCGTGCTGATCCTCAATGACCACGAAACCGGCTATCCGCTCGCCTGTCTGGAAAGCTCCATCATCAGCGCCACCAGGACAGCGGCGTCCGCCGCGCTCGCCGCCGACCGGCTCAGCCACGGCCGACCGCGTCCCCGCCGCATTGGATTCTTCGGCACGGGCCTGATCGCCCGTTACATCCACACCTTCCTGGCCGGCACCGGCTGGGAGTTCGACCAGATCGGCGTGCACGACCTGTCACCCGACAGCGCCACCGGATTCCGGACCTACCTCGAACAGACCTCCACCAACACTCCGTTGATCACGGTACGCGACAGCGCCGAGGAACTCATCCGCAACAGCGACCTGGTCGTCTTCGCCACCATCGCCGGACAACCACACGTCAGCGACGTGTCCTGGTTCGACCACCACCCACTGGTCCTGCACATCTCGCTGCGCGACCTCGCCCCCGAGATCGTGCTCGCCGCCACCAACATCGTCGACGACATCGAGCACTGCCTGAAGGCCGACACCTCACCCCACCTGGCCGAACAACGCACCGGGGGAAGGGACTTCCTCGCCGGCACGCTCGACGACGTGATGGAGGGACGGGTGACCGTACCGGCGGACCGGACCGTGGTGTTCTCACCGTTCGGACTCGGGGTCCTGGACCTCGCGGTCGGCAAGCACGTCTACGACGAGGTGGCCCGCTCGGGCGAACTGCACGTCGTCGAGGACTTCTTCCACGAGCTGCGCCGCTATGGCTGA
- the sbnA gene encoding 2,3-diaminopropionate biosynthesis protein SbnA, with product MTIISVPTDFNEEDLYVDLRPIVGHSLFLKCEGFNFAGSIKLKAATEMVEAAEWLGILKPGSILVESSSGNLGVALSLIAASRGYGFVCVTDSRCNLSARRFMEAMGSQVHIISEPAAEGGLLGARIAHVKALCESDDRYVWLNQYCNTDNWKAHYRTTAPAIARRFPGLDVLFIGAGTTGTLMGCARYFRTLHRQVRIVAVDSAGSVTFGGEPGRRMIPGLGTSVRPAILDESYVHEVVRVEEPDTIRACHRLARRGFLFGGSTGTVVSGAAHWLSQHEDQNLTAVAIAPDLGERYLDTIYQTNWLHDLYGEDVLSPDELATDLTA from the coding sequence ATGACCATCATCTCCGTCCCCACGGACTTCAACGAAGAGGACCTGTACGTCGACCTGCGGCCGATCGTCGGTCACTCCCTCTTCCTGAAGTGCGAGGGTTTCAACTTCGCCGGTTCGATCAAACTCAAGGCGGCCACCGAAATGGTCGAGGCCGCCGAGTGGCTCGGGATCCTCAAGCCGGGGTCCATCCTGGTCGAGTCCTCGTCCGGCAACCTGGGCGTGGCCCTGAGCCTGATAGCCGCCAGCAGGGGCTACGGCTTCGTGTGCGTGACCGACTCCCGGTGCAACCTGTCCGCGCGACGGTTCATGGAGGCGATGGGCAGCCAGGTGCACATCATCTCCGAACCGGCGGCCGAAGGCGGACTGCTCGGCGCCCGGATCGCCCATGTCAAGGCACTGTGCGAGTCCGACGACCGGTACGTGTGGCTCAACCAGTACTGCAACACCGACAATTGGAAGGCGCACTACCGCACCACCGCGCCGGCCATCGCCCGCCGCTTCCCCGGTCTGGACGTGCTGTTCATCGGAGCGGGCACCACCGGAACCCTGATGGGTTGCGCCCGCTACTTCCGCACGCTGCACCGACAGGTACGGATCGTCGCGGTGGACAGCGCCGGCTCCGTGACCTTCGGCGGCGAACCGGGCCGCCGCATGATCCCCGGCCTGGGGACCAGCGTCCGCCCGGCGATCCTGGACGAGTCCTACGTGCACGAGGTGGTCCGCGTCGAGGAACCGGACACCATCCGCGCCTGCCACCGCCTGGCCAGGCGCGGATTCCTCTTCGGCGGCTCCACCGGCACGGTGGTCAGCGGAGCCGCGCACTGGCTGAGCCAGCACGAAGACCAGAACCTCACCGCGGTGGCCATCGCACCGGACCTCGGCGAGCGCTATCTGGACACCATCTACCAAACCAACTGGCTGCACGACCTGTACGGCGAGGACGTCCTCAGCCCCGACGAACTCGCCACGGATCTGACGGCCTGA
- a CDS encoding IS701 family transposase, which translates to MTTNRTSRMHSPHRQMTIDAFSRDVFGHLPRQDQRRWAETYLRGLIGTPGKKSVRRMAAAVSGGPTASQSLHQFVSASPWPWDPSRRALADWARQRAAVRAWSLVPVVAPKRGEHSVGVHRRFDPAAGRVINCQAGIGLLLSGCCGDVPVDWRLHLPDVWCRDQQLRRRARIPDSGDARPLWALGMELVDTQMCRHEGPPPPVVADARELLDTASLVNGLSNRGLKFIVTVSGTLVVRGGPHLGSQWRAGTNSLAARLCVVDRRLQRGAPSLVTTARDRHRHTAVMWTLSGPVHLPHGQQTMRLLAKWHPMHPSPARVWLTNIADIDALQALARTQAGVGAAMQTLRERFGLLDFEGRSFPGWHHHMTLVSAAYGWHLLSGSAPDRHVPTDDFTPPLGELQPAGS; encoded by the coding sequence ATGACCACGAACCGTACGTCGCGCATGCACAGTCCACACCGCCAGATGACGATCGACGCCTTCAGCAGGGATGTGTTCGGGCACCTGCCCCGGCAGGATCAACGCCGTTGGGCAGAGACGTATCTACGAGGACTGATCGGCACACCGGGCAAGAAGTCCGTGCGGCGGATGGCCGCCGCGGTCTCCGGCGGTCCCACCGCCTCCCAGTCGCTCCACCAGTTCGTCAGCGCGAGCCCCTGGCCGTGGGACCCTTCGCGCCGTGCCCTCGCCGACTGGGCCCGGCAACGGGCCGCCGTACGGGCCTGGAGCCTCGTACCGGTCGTCGCACCGAAGCGGGGCGAGCACTCCGTCGGCGTGCACCGCCGCTTCGATCCCGCGGCCGGACGCGTCATCAACTGCCAGGCCGGCATCGGACTGCTGCTGTCCGGTTGCTGCGGCGACGTACCGGTGGACTGGCGGCTTCACCTTCCCGACGTCTGGTGCCGGGACCAGCAGTTGCGGCGCCGCGCGCGGATACCCGACTCCGGGGACGCCCGCCCGCTGTGGGCACTCGGCATGGAACTCGTCGACACCCAGATGTGCCGCCACGAGGGGCCGCCGCCACCGGTGGTGGCGGACGCCAGGGAACTCCTCGACACCGCCTCCCTGGTCAACGGATTGTCCAACCGGGGCCTCAAGTTCATCGTCACCGTCTCGGGGACCCTGGTGGTGCGCGGCGGCCCGCACCTCGGTTCACAATGGCGGGCGGGCACCAACTCCCTGGCGGCCCGCCTGTGCGTCGTCGACCGGCGCCTCCAGCGCGGCGCCCCCTCCCTGGTGACGACCGCCCGGGACCGGCACCGCCACACCGCCGTCATGTGGACCCTCTCCGGCCCCGTCCATCTCCCGCACGGCCAGCAAACGATGCGCCTGCTCGCCAAGTGGCATCCCATGCACCCCAGCCCGGCCCGTGTCTGGCTCACCAACATCGCCGACATCGACGCACTGCAGGCCCTCGCCCGTACCCAGGCCGGCGTCGGTGCCGCGATGCAGACCCTCCGGGAACGCTTCGGACTGCTCGACTTCGAGGGCCGTTCCTTCCCCGGCTGGCACCACCACATGACCTTGGTCTCGGCCGCGTACGGATGGCACCTCCTCTCCGGCTCCGCTCCCGACCGGCACGTCCCCACCGACGACTTCACCCCGCCCTTGGGCGAACTCCAGCCGGCCGGCTCCTGA
- a CDS encoding AfsR/SARP family transcriptional regulator: MSTVGRRGAKVADLPLRVGVLGPLSLVVDGHQRTPSAPKPRQLLALLALNANRTVRASECVAELWGACPPKTAISTLQTYVLYIRQVLRTAPADHSHRLITRCQGYQLGVAPKASDRLAFEYLARRGREARAAGDPARASALLGQALALWRGPALADVPPGPLSSVHVVELEEARTGVLEQRIEADLRLGRHHELLPELAVLTARHSVNENIHAQYMVALYHSGRRLEALDVFHRLRCRLGGSFGIEPVPRLRRLYEAIDADDPALRAPAGFAAP; this comes from the coding sequence ATGAGTACGGTCGGGCGCCGGGGCGCCAAGGTCGCGGACCTTCCGCTGCGGGTCGGCGTGCTCGGCCCGTTGTCGCTGGTCGTCGACGGGCACCAGCGCACCCCCAGTGCCCCCAAGCCCCGGCAACTGCTGGCCCTGCTCGCCCTCAACGCCAACCGGACCGTCCGTGCGAGCGAGTGCGTCGCGGAACTGTGGGGGGCCTGCCCGCCCAAGACGGCGATCTCCACCCTCCAGACGTACGTGCTCTACATCCGGCAGGTCCTACGCACCGCTCCGGCCGACCACAGTCACCGTCTGATCACCCGCTGCCAGGGCTATCAGCTCGGCGTGGCCCCGAAGGCGAGCGACCGGCTCGCCTTCGAGTACCTGGCCCGCCGGGGGCGCGAGGCCCGTGCCGCGGGCGATCCCGCCCGTGCTTCCGCACTGCTGGGGCAGGCCCTCGCACTCTGGCGCGGCCCAGCCCTGGCGGACGTGCCACCCGGGCCGCTCAGTTCCGTGCACGTCGTGGAGCTGGAGGAGGCCCGCACGGGGGTGCTGGAGCAGCGGATCGAGGCGGACCTCCGGCTCGGCCGACACCACGAACTCCTCCCTGAACTAGCAGTTTTGACGGCACGTCACTCAGTCAACGAGAACATCCACGCGCAGTACATGGTGGCCCTGTACCACTCCGGCCGGCGGCTTGAGGCCCTGGACGTCTTCCACCGGCTGCGCTGCCGGCTGGGCGGCTCCTTCGGCATCGAGCCCGTGCCGCGGCTACGGCGGCTGTACGAGGCCATCGACGCGGACGACCCCGCGCTGCGGGCGCCCGCGGGGTTCGCCGCGCCCTGA